TGCTCATCCTCGATCTGGGAACGCAAGGAGAATCAGTTTGGCACACAAGGAGGAaaacgagagagcgagagggtggAAGTATTCCAGCAGACGTGTATTGCGGATGCGTTATGCATTGGGGTAGGTGGACCATGCCACTAAAAGCGCTGTTCAATCAATCTGGCGCTCCCAGCACCAAATTCGCTCGGCCACCAGCCGCTACTACTGCTCTGGCtgaccgacacacacacacacaaaggtgTTTTGATTTCCTTGAATTACGTTACACAACTTTATACAGAAGAAAAGGGCGAAGGCTGAAACCCATGACCTCATGAACGAAGAGTCGTTTTGTGCCTCGGTGAAGACCTCCGAGCAACGACGCTATTGCTGCTGGATAAGCTGCGCCTGACGCTCCTGCATCTTACGGTACAGCTCTTGGGCTTTcttctgcagctccgcctcctttcGATCAAGCTCAGCGATGCTGGTGTCACTGCGCTTGATTTCGCCGTTGATGTAGTCCAGGCGGTTGCCAATGATTGTCTTGGCATCGCTCTGGTCCTGTGGAACTAGAGCAGGGCCGATAAGCTTGTACACTGTAGCGTCAGGCTCCAACCTGTTCAGCTCATCACGCACTAGTTCATTCTCGTTCTTTTGCCCGCCAAGCTGACGGCGGGCTTCAATGAGCTTGCCCTTCTTGTCGCCCATCTCCTGAAGCTCTTTCAGAATCGGCCTCAGAAGATCGTTGAGCTTCTTGATATCCGGGTGCACCTGTTGCATGGTTACAGCGCCTCTTCGATGAGCACAACAGAATAATAAGCGATAATGCGCGACTAAGTGAGATAATGATAATCAGCTTCACAgacggaaaaaaaagtatTGGCAGAAATCACGAAGTTGTATCGACGAATTCACCGAGTGTCCAGGGCAACATACATCAGCTACAGTCATCAGACAGACGACCTTTAGCCCACAAATTTACGGACAACAAAAAAGCGGCACGGACCCTATTATCATCACATGTAGCTCAGACGTGTACTGGAAAAGATGTTCACGTCTGAGAAAGGCATGCAGGACTCTCCACCGTAAAGGCTTTTTTTTGTAAGCTGGGCTTCCTGGTGTAAAGGGCACAAGAATACACATGTTTCAACGAGAACAACAGTCTAATCTTTGAAGCATTTCTTCTCTCAACATCCCCATTCTGCCGCACAGCATGACTCCAACTccgcgccacccccgcctgccacaggcccctCATTGGGCGGGGCaaagcgggagggggggggagaaacGCGTGTTAGGGCAATGCCGACCCCGTCACCTGAGCACGGCTTCCGCCTGGagctccacccctccccgcaCCGCAGGTCGCCTTACAGCCGCTCCAATGCTGCCGGTCGCCAGGTGAGGTGCATTCGAGCCACGCTGGCACTCTGCCTATCGTGTGGATGGCACAAACGTGTTCAcggtcgcaggtcgctccgatCCAGCGCAATACACGACCTGACCGTCGGtatcagcagcgacagacAGCTCTGATTTCGCTACGCCGTAGGCAGTTGACCCTGCTACCATCAGAAGTGGCTCGGTGCGGGCAGGGATAGAGGCTGCTTGGCCTCTCcagagagagggtggtgggtgcTGGACCCCGGATACCACACTGAGGTGTACTCCGTCACGAGGGAAATCTTCGAAgcaaaaaaacaaacaaacagaCAAAAAGGATGCATGCCTCTACGATGCTCTCCGCTGAATCAACCGATCAGCCTCGAGGTTGCCCTTGTTGAGAACCGGCCACGAGTCAATTTGTGTCACAAATGGAAGGTTCATGTA
This genomic interval from Leishmania mexicana MHOM/GT/2001/U1103 complete genome, chromosome 5 contains the following:
- a CDS encoding putative prefoldin subunit, which encodes MQQVHPDIKKLNDLLRPILKELQEMGDKKGKLIEARRQLGGQKNENELVRDELNRLEPDATVYKLIGPALVPQDQSDAKTIIGNRLDYINGEIKRSDTSIAELDRKEAELQKKAQELYRKMQERQAQLIQQQ